The following are from one region of the Elgaria multicarinata webbii isolate HBS135686 ecotype San Diego chromosome 13, rElgMul1.1.pri, whole genome shotgun sequence genome:
- the SRSF10 gene encoding serine/arginine-rich splicing factor 10 isoform X3, with protein MSRYLRPPNTSLFVRNVADDTRCVSEDLRREFGRYGPIVDVYVPLDFYTRRPRGFAYVQFEDVRDAEDALLNLDRKWICGRQIEIQFAQGDRKTPNQMKAKEGRNVYSSSRYDDYDRYRRSRSRSYERRRSRSRSFDYSYRRSYSPRKFKHRNRSFSRSKSNSRSRSKSPPKKEMKAKSRSRSASRTKSRGTSKTDSKTQYKSSSRYEKESRKKEPARSKSQSRSHSRSRSKSRSWASPKSSGH; from the exons ATGTCTCGCTACCTGAGGCCTCCCAACACCTCGCTCTTCGTGCGGAACGTGGCCGACGACACCAGGTGTGT GTCTGAAGACTTGCGTCGTGAATTCGGTCGTTATGGTCCAATTGTTGATGTATATGTACCCCTGGATTTCTACACTCGCCGTCCAAGAGGATTTGCTTATGTTCAAT TTGAAGATGTCCGTGATGCTGAAGATGCCCTTCTTAATTTGGACCGGAAGTGGATTTGTGGCCGCCAAATAGAAATCCAGTTTGCCCAAGGAGATCGGAAAA CACCAAACCAAatgaaagcaaaggaaggaagaaatgtttACAGCTCTTCTCGTTATGATGACTATGATAGATACAGGCGTTCTAGAAGCCGCAGTTATGAAAGAAGGCGGTCAAGAAGCCGTTCTTTTGACTACAGCTATCGCAGATCTTATAGTCCTAGAAA GTTCAAACACCGTAACAGATCTTTTTCAAGGTCAAAGTCCAATTCAAGATCACGATCTAAGTCAccacccaaaaaagaaatgaaggctAAATCACGTTCTAGGTCTGCATCTCGCACTAAATCTAGAGGCACCTCTAAAACGGATTCTAAGACACAATATAAGTCCAGCTCAAGATATGAAAAAGAATCGAGGAAAAAAGAACCAGCTAGATCCAAATCTCAGTCGAGATCGCATTCTAGATCTAGATCAAAATCCAGGTCATGGGCTAGTCCCAAGTCCAGTGGCCATTAA
- the SRSF10 gene encoding serine/arginine-rich splicing factor 10 isoform X6, with product MKAKEGRNVYSSSRYDDYDRYRRSRSRSYERRRSRSRSFDYSYRRSYSPRNSRPAGRRRRSRSRSDNDRFKHRNRSFSRSKSNSRSRSKSPPKKEMKAKSRSRSASRTKSRGTSKTDSKTQYKSSSRYEKESRKKEPARSKSQSRSHSRSRSKSRSWASPKSSGH from the exons atgaaagcaaaggaaggaagaaatgtttACAGCTCTTCTCGTTATGATGACTATGATAGATACAGGCGTTCTAGAAGCCGCAGTTATGAAAGAAGGCGGTCAAGAAGCCGTTCTTTTGACTACAGCTATCGCAGATCTTATAGTCCTAGAAA CAGTAGACCTGCTGGAAGACGTCGCCGTAGCAGAAGTCGTTCAGATAATGATAG GTTCAAACACCGTAACAGATCTTTTTCAAGGTCAAAGTCCAATTCAAGATCACGATCTAAGTCAccacccaaaaaagaaatgaaggctAAATCACGTTCTAGGTCTGCATCTCGCACTAAATCTAGAGGCACCTCTAAAACGGATTCTAAGACACAATATAAGTCCAGCTCAAGATATGAAAAAGAATCGAGGAAAAAAGAACCAGCTAGATCCAAATCTCAGTCGAGATCGCATTCTAGATCTAGATCAAAATCCAGGTCATGGGCTAGTCCCAAGTCCAGTGGCCATTAA
- the SRSF10 gene encoding serine/arginine-rich splicing factor 10 isoform X4 translates to MKLTGGQDKRSHTRYVRDAEDALLNLDRKWICGRQIEIQFAQGDRKTPNQMKAKEGRNVYSSSRYDDYDRYRRSRSRSYERRRSRSRSFDYSYRRSYSPRNSRPAGRRRRSRSRSDNDRFKHRNRSFSRSKSNSRSRSKSPPKKEMKAKSRSRSASRTKSRGTSKTDSKTQYKSSSRYEKESRKKEPARSKSQSRSHSRSRSKSRSWASPKSSGH, encoded by the exons ATGAAGTTGACTGGTGGCCAAGATAAAAGGAGCCATACCCGAT ATGTCCGTGATGCTGAAGATGCCCTTCTTAATTTGGACCGGAAGTGGATTTGTGGCCGCCAAATAGAAATCCAGTTTGCCCAAGGAGATCGGAAAA CACCAAACCAAatgaaagcaaaggaaggaagaaatgtttACAGCTCTTCTCGTTATGATGACTATGATAGATACAGGCGTTCTAGAAGCCGCAGTTATGAAAGAAGGCGGTCAAGAAGCCGTTCTTTTGACTACAGCTATCGCAGATCTTATAGTCCTAGAAA CAGTAGACCTGCTGGAAGACGTCGCCGTAGCAGAAGTCGTTCAGATAATGATAG GTTCAAACACCGTAACAGATCTTTTTCAAGGTCAAAGTCCAATTCAAGATCACGATCTAAGTCAccacccaaaaaagaaatgaaggctAAATCACGTTCTAGGTCTGCATCTCGCACTAAATCTAGAGGCACCTCTAAAACGGATTCTAAGACACAATATAAGTCCAGCTCAAGATATGAAAAAGAATCGAGGAAAAAAGAACCAGCTAGATCCAAATCTCAGTCGAGATCGCATTCTAGATCTAGATCAAAATCCAGGTCATGGGCTAGTCCCAAGTCCAGTGGCCATTAA
- the PNRC2 gene encoding proline-rich nuclear receptor coactivator 2 has protein sequence MGGGERFNIPSTQPRNATKNHQQLNNRKKSKDQNSQMKKIHKKERVHGCSPSSVAWQAMQNGGKNTIHFPTNQTWNPALSHSFFMPQANQNYAGAKFSEPPSPSVLPKPPSHWVTVSLNPVDKEIMTFQLKTLLKVQA, from the coding sequence ATGGGGGGTGGAGAAAGGTTCAACATTCCATCTACCCAGCCCAGAAATGCTACCAAGAACCACCAACAACTGAACAACAGGAAAAAGAGCAAAGATCAGAATTCCCAGATGAAGAAAATCCACAAGAAAGAGAGGGTACACGGATGCAGCCCATCATCGGTTGCGTGGCAGGCCATGCAGAATGGGGGGAAGAACACAATACATTTCCCAACTAACCAGACTTGGAATCCAGCTTTATCCCACTCATTTTTCATGCCTCAAGCCAACCAAAACTATGCTGGAGCAAAATTCAGCGAGCCACCATCCCCAAGTGTTCTTCCTAAGCCACCAAGCCATTGGGTGACTGTTTCACTTAACCCCGTTGATAAAGAAATCATGACTTTTCAACTTAAGACCTTGCTTAAAGTCCAGGCTTGA
- the SRSF10 gene encoding serine/arginine-rich splicing factor 10 isoform X2 — translation MSRYLRPPNTSLFVRNVADDTRSEDLRREFGRYGPIVDVYVPLDFYTRRPRGFAYVQFEDVRDAEDALLNLDRKWICGRQIEIQFAQGDRKTPNQMKAKEGRNVYSSSRYDDYDRYRRSRSRSYERRRSRSRSFDYSYRRSYSPRNSRPAGRRRRSRSRSDNDRFKHRNRSFSRSKSNSRSRSKSPPKKEMKAKSRSRSASRTKSRGTSKTDSKTQYKSSSRYEKESRKKEPARSKSQSRSHSRSRSKSRSWASPKSSGH, via the exons ATGTCTCGCTACCTGAGGCCTCCCAACACCTCGCTCTTCGTGCGGAACGTGGCCGACGACACCAG GTCTGAAGACTTGCGTCGTGAATTCGGTCGTTATGGTCCAATTGTTGATGTATATGTACCCCTGGATTTCTACACTCGCCGTCCAAGAGGATTTGCTTATGTTCAAT TTGAAGATGTCCGTGATGCTGAAGATGCCCTTCTTAATTTGGACCGGAAGTGGATTTGTGGCCGCCAAATAGAAATCCAGTTTGCCCAAGGAGATCGGAAAA CACCAAACCAAatgaaagcaaaggaaggaagaaatgtttACAGCTCTTCTCGTTATGATGACTATGATAGATACAGGCGTTCTAGAAGCCGCAGTTATGAAAGAAGGCGGTCAAGAAGCCGTTCTTTTGACTACAGCTATCGCAGATCTTATAGTCCTAGAAA CAGTAGACCTGCTGGAAGACGTCGCCGTAGCAGAAGTCGTTCAGATAATGATAG GTTCAAACACCGTAACAGATCTTTTTCAAGGTCAAAGTCCAATTCAAGATCACGATCTAAGTCAccacccaaaaaagaaatgaaggctAAATCACGTTCTAGGTCTGCATCTCGCACTAAATCTAGAGGCACCTCTAAAACGGATTCTAAGACACAATATAAGTCCAGCTCAAGATATGAAAAAGAATCGAGGAAAAAAGAACCAGCTAGATCCAAATCTCAGTCGAGATCGCATTCTAGATCTAGATCAAAATCCAGGTCATGGGCTAGTCCCAAGTCCAGTGGCCATTAA
- the SRSF10 gene encoding serine/arginine-rich splicing factor 10 isoform X7 — MSRYLRPPNTSLFVRNVADDTRSEDLRREFGRYGPIVDVYVPLDFYTRRPRGFAYVQFEDVRDAEDALLNLDRKWICGRQIEIQFAQGDRKTPNQMKAKEGRNVYSSSRYDDYDRYRRSRSRSYERRRSRSRSFDYSYRRSYSPRNSRPAGRRRRSRSRSDNDR, encoded by the exons ATGTCTCGCTACCTGAGGCCTCCCAACACCTCGCTCTTCGTGCGGAACGTGGCCGACGACACCAG GTCTGAAGACTTGCGTCGTGAATTCGGTCGTTATGGTCCAATTGTTGATGTATATGTACCCCTGGATTTCTACACTCGCCGTCCAAGAGGATTTGCTTATGTTCAAT TTGAAGATGTCCGTGATGCTGAAGATGCCCTTCTTAATTTGGACCGGAAGTGGATTTGTGGCCGCCAAATAGAAATCCAGTTTGCCCAAGGAGATCGGAAAA CACCAAACCAAatgaaagcaaaggaaggaagaaatgtttACAGCTCTTCTCGTTATGATGACTATGATAGATACAGGCGTTCTAGAAGCCGCAGTTATGAAAGAAGGCGGTCAAGAAGCCGTTCTTTTGACTACAGCTATCGCAGATCTTATAGTCCTAGAAA CAGTAGACCTGCTGGAAGACGTCGCCGTAGCAGAAGTCGTTCAGATAATGATAGGTAA
- the SRSF10 gene encoding serine/arginine-rich splicing factor 10 isoform X1, with protein MSRYLRPPNTSLFVRNVADDTRCVSEDLRREFGRYGPIVDVYVPLDFYTRRPRGFAYVQFEDVRDAEDALLNLDRKWICGRQIEIQFAQGDRKTPNQMKAKEGRNVYSSSRYDDYDRYRRSRSRSYERRRSRSRSFDYSYRRSYSPRNSRPAGRRRRSRSRSDNDRFKHRNRSFSRSKSNSRSRSKSPPKKEMKAKSRSRSASRTKSRGTSKTDSKTQYKSSSRYEKESRKKEPARSKSQSRSHSRSRSKSRSWASPKSSGH; from the exons ATGTCTCGCTACCTGAGGCCTCCCAACACCTCGCTCTTCGTGCGGAACGTGGCCGACGACACCAGGTGTGT GTCTGAAGACTTGCGTCGTGAATTCGGTCGTTATGGTCCAATTGTTGATGTATATGTACCCCTGGATTTCTACACTCGCCGTCCAAGAGGATTTGCTTATGTTCAAT TTGAAGATGTCCGTGATGCTGAAGATGCCCTTCTTAATTTGGACCGGAAGTGGATTTGTGGCCGCCAAATAGAAATCCAGTTTGCCCAAGGAGATCGGAAAA CACCAAACCAAatgaaagcaaaggaaggaagaaatgtttACAGCTCTTCTCGTTATGATGACTATGATAGATACAGGCGTTCTAGAAGCCGCAGTTATGAAAGAAGGCGGTCAAGAAGCCGTTCTTTTGACTACAGCTATCGCAGATCTTATAGTCCTAGAAA CAGTAGACCTGCTGGAAGACGTCGCCGTAGCAGAAGTCGTTCAGATAATGATAG GTTCAAACACCGTAACAGATCTTTTTCAAGGTCAAAGTCCAATTCAAGATCACGATCTAAGTCAccacccaaaaaagaaatgaaggctAAATCACGTTCTAGGTCTGCATCTCGCACTAAATCTAGAGGCACCTCTAAAACGGATTCTAAGACACAATATAAGTCCAGCTCAAGATATGAAAAAGAATCGAGGAAAAAAGAACCAGCTAGATCCAAATCTCAGTCGAGATCGCATTCTAGATCTAGATCAAAATCCAGGTCATGGGCTAGTCCCAAGTCCAGTGGCCATTAA
- the LOC134408009 gene encoding interferon alpha-inducible protein 27-like protein 2: protein MAVVSSSTVVLSAIAGLGVATIAIPAAVGAMGFTGAGITSGSLAAKMMSLAAIANGGKVAAGSVVAVLQSIGAAGLSAAAKTAITAGAALLPAFFR from the exons ATGGCCGTCGTATCAT CCTCCACAGTTGTCCTCAGCGCCATAGCCGGCCTTG GGGTGGCCACCATTGCTATCCCCGCTGCAGTTGGAGCCATGGGTTTCACCGGGGCTGGAATCACATCTGGCTCTTTGGCTGCAAAGATGATGTCGCTAGCCGCCATTGCCAACGGCGGAAAAGTGGCAGCTGGAAGCGTTGTTGCTGTGCTTCAGTCAATCG GTGCTGCGGGATTGTCCGCGGCTGCCAAAACTGCAATAACTGCAGGCGCGGCGTTGCTGCCGGCCTTCTTTCGTTAA
- the SRSF10 gene encoding serine/arginine-rich splicing factor 10 isoform X5 codes for MSRYLRPPNTSLFVRNVADDTRCVSEDLRREFGRYGPIVDVYVPLDFYTRRPRGFAYVQFEDVRDAEDALLNLDRKWICGRQIEIQFAQGDRKTPNQMKAKEGRNVYSSSRYDDYDRYRRSRSRSYERRRSRSRSFDYSYRRSYSPRNSRPAGRRRRSRSRSDNDR; via the exons ATGTCTCGCTACCTGAGGCCTCCCAACACCTCGCTCTTCGTGCGGAACGTGGCCGACGACACCAGGTGTGT GTCTGAAGACTTGCGTCGTGAATTCGGTCGTTATGGTCCAATTGTTGATGTATATGTACCCCTGGATTTCTACACTCGCCGTCCAAGAGGATTTGCTTATGTTCAAT TTGAAGATGTCCGTGATGCTGAAGATGCCCTTCTTAATTTGGACCGGAAGTGGATTTGTGGCCGCCAAATAGAAATCCAGTTTGCCCAAGGAGATCGGAAAA CACCAAACCAAatgaaagcaaaggaaggaagaaatgtttACAGCTCTTCTCGTTATGATGACTATGATAGATACAGGCGTTCTAGAAGCCGCAGTTATGAAAGAAGGCGGTCAAGAAGCCGTTCTTTTGACTACAGCTATCGCAGATCTTATAGTCCTAGAAA CAGTAGACCTGCTGGAAGACGTCGCCGTAGCAGAAGTCGTTCAGATAATGATAGGTAA